A genome region from Engraulis encrasicolus isolate BLACKSEA-1 chromosome 6, IST_EnEncr_1.0, whole genome shotgun sequence includes the following:
- the LOC134451578 gene encoding 52 kDa repressor of the inhibitor of the protein kinase-like, whose translation MPSPKKSKDLTLRMQCSAINCTNYYSTGDLSFHRFPKDPQRCAKWVQNLRNASLRRITPERLNKNYRVCSAHFDDSQIRWRYNVRLGLTSDAVPTIVNAPNPPPPLGKRKPPKERHELPTKRRKTALCPPSEESTGDQTGDSPTAEDSTLPTFEDSTLSPSCEDDEDVNRLHMNLKTHKLHPLCS comes from the exons ATGCCTTCTCCGAAGAAATCGAAAGATTTAACCTTACGAATGCAGTGTTCTGCAATTAACTGCACGAACTACTACTCAACTGGCGATCTATCTTTCCATCGGTTCCCAAAAGACCCACAAAG GTGTGCGAAGTGGGTCCAGAATCTGCGCAATGCATCCCTACGCAGGATTACGCCTGAACGGTTGAATAAGAACTACCGTGTGTGCAGTGCCCACTTTGATGATAGCCAAATTAGATGGCGATACAATGT ACGTCTTGGGCTGACATCTGACGCTGTGCCCACAATTGTCAATGCCCCAAACCCACCTCCACCTCTGGGAAAGCGTAAACCCCCAAAGGAACGCCACGAGTTACCAACTAAGCGAAGGAAGACAGCTCTCTGTCCTCCATCTGAGGAGTCCACTGGGGATCAGACTGGCGACTCTCCTACCGCCGAAGACTCCACACTCCCCACCTTCGAAGACTCcacactctctccttcctgtGAAGACGATGAGGATGTGAACCGCCTACACATGAACCTCAAGACTCATAAACTCCACCCTCTATGTTCATAG